Proteins from a genomic interval of Aquabacterium sp. J223:
- a CDS encoding carbohydrate ABC transporter permease, translating into MREATYPGRRLFLALYIVFALLPIYWMVNMSFKTNQEILSTFSFWPQAFTWDNYRTIFTDESWYSGYINSLIYVALNTVISVTVALPAAYAFSRYSFLGDKHLFFWLLTNRMTPPAVFLLPFFQLYSTVGLMDTHLAVALAHLVFNVPLAVWILEGFMSGIPREIDETAYLDGYSFPRFFLTVFLPLIKAGVGVAAFFCFMFSWVELLLARTLTSVNAKPIVATMTRTVSASGMDWAVLAAAGVLTIVPGAIVIWFVRHYIAKGFAMGRV; encoded by the coding sequence ATGCGTGAGGCCACCTACCCGGGCCGGCGCCTCTTCCTGGCGCTGTACATCGTCTTCGCGCTGCTGCCCATCTACTGGATGGTCAACATGTCGTTCAAGACCAACCAGGAGATCCTGTCCACCTTCAGCTTCTGGCCGCAGGCCTTCACCTGGGACAACTACCGCACCATCTTCACCGACGAGAGCTGGTACTCGGGCTACATCAACAGCCTCATCTACGTCGCCCTCAACACCGTCATCTCGGTGACGGTGGCGCTGCCGGCGGCCTACGCCTTCAGCCGCTACAGCTTCCTCGGCGACAAGCACCTGTTCTTCTGGCTGCTGACCAACCGCATGACGCCGCCGGCGGTGTTCCTGCTGCCCTTCTTCCAGCTCTACTCCACCGTCGGCCTGATGGACACCCACCTCGCGGTGGCCCTGGCGCACCTGGTGTTCAACGTGCCGCTGGCGGTGTGGATCCTCGAAGGCTTCATGAGCGGCATCCCGCGCGAGATCGACGAGACGGCCTACCTCGACGGCTACTCCTTCCCGCGCTTCTTCCTCACCGTCTTCCTGCCGCTGATCAAGGCCGGTGTCGGCGTGGCGGCCTTCTTCTGCTTCATGTTCAGCTGGGTGGAGCTGCTGCTGGCGCGCACGCTGACCAGCGTCAACGCCAAGCCCATCGTCGCGACGATGACGCGCACAGTCAGCGCCTCGGGCATGGACTGGGCCGTGCTGGCCGCCGCCGGCGTGCTGACCATCGTGCCCGGCGCCATCGTCATCTGGTTCGTGCGGCACTACATCGCCAAGGGCTTCGCGATGGGGCGCGTCTAG
- a CDS encoding carbohydrate ABC transporter permease: MKPVHQKAWLMVLPVVLCVAFSAVLPLMTVVNYSVQDIISPERRVFVGTEWFANVLRDEELHGALWRQIQFSLLVLLIEIPLGILLALAMPAAGWAASATLVVVALSLLIPWNVVGTIWQIFGRGDIGLLGAALQTLGIDYSYTGSATDAWLTVLAMDVWHWTPLVALLAYAGLRSIPDAYYQAARIDGASRWAVFRHIQLPKMRGVLVIAVLLRFMDSFMIYTEPFVLTGGGPGNATTFLSQYLTQKAVGQFDLGPAAAFSLVYFLIILLLCFVLYNWMQRVGGANAEEAGHA; encoded by the coding sequence ATGAAACCCGTCCACCAGAAAGCCTGGCTGATGGTGCTGCCCGTCGTGCTGTGCGTCGCCTTCTCGGCGGTGCTGCCGCTGATGACGGTGGTGAACTACTCGGTGCAGGACATCATCAGCCCCGAACGCCGGGTCTTCGTCGGCACCGAGTGGTTCGCCAACGTGCTGCGCGACGAGGAGCTGCACGGCGCGCTGTGGCGGCAGATCCAGTTCTCGCTGCTGGTGCTGCTGATCGAGATCCCGCTCGGCATCCTGCTGGCGCTGGCCATGCCGGCGGCCGGCTGGGCGGCCAGCGCCACGCTGGTGGTGGTGGCGCTGTCGCTGCTCATCCCGTGGAACGTGGTGGGCACCATCTGGCAGATCTTCGGCCGCGGCGACATCGGGCTGCTCGGCGCCGCGCTGCAGACGCTCGGCATCGACTACAGCTACACCGGCAGCGCCACCGACGCCTGGCTCACCGTGCTGGCCATGGACGTGTGGCACTGGACGCCGCTGGTCGCGCTGCTGGCCTATGCCGGGCTGCGCTCCATCCCCGACGCCTACTACCAGGCCGCCCGCATCGACGGCGCCAGCCGCTGGGCGGTGTTTCGCCACATCCAGCTGCCCAAGATGCGCGGCGTGCTGGTCATCGCGGTGCTGCTGCGCTTCATGGACAGCTTCATGATCTACACCGAGCCCTTCGTGCTCACCGGCGGCGGACCGGGCAACGCCACCACCTTCCTCAGCCAGTACCTGACGCAGAAGGCGGTGGGCCAGTTCGACCTCGGGCCGGCGGCGGCCTTCTCGCTGGTGTACTTCCTCATCATCCTGCTGCTGTGCTTCGTCCTCTACAACTGGATGCAGCGCGTGGGCGGCGCCAACGCCGAGGAGGCCGGCCATGCGTGA
- a CDS encoding ABC transporter ATP-binding protein, with protein sequence MALIELDLAHSYKPRPQADEDYALLPLRMRFRDGGAYALLGPSGCGKSTLLNIVSGLVAPSQGSLRFDGVDVTRRSPQQRNIAQVFQFPVIYDTMTVAQNLAFPLKNRGVAPDRIRARVGRIAEMLELSGELDRRAAQLSADQKQKISLGRGLVREDVSAVLFDEPLTVIDPHLKWQLRRKLKQIHQELKLTLIYVTHDQVEALTFAEEVVVMTRGRAVQVGDASALFERPEHRFVGHFIGSPGMNFLPAAVADGAVLIAGRRLGAAPPELASHAGGFTLGIRPEHLALAEAGAPGAAPARVQRLQDLGTSWLLTAELEGGQDLPPLRARLPGEAAVPAVGQAVWLPLLGPHTRCYGADERLIAAGVPST encoded by the coding sequence ATGGCCCTGATCGAGCTCGACCTCGCCCACTCGTACAAGCCGCGTCCGCAGGCCGACGAGGACTATGCGCTGCTGCCGCTGCGGATGCGCTTCCGCGACGGCGGTGCCTACGCGTTGCTCGGACCGTCCGGCTGCGGCAAGTCGACGCTGCTCAACATCGTCTCAGGGCTGGTGGCGCCCTCGCAGGGCAGCTTGCGCTTCGACGGCGTGGACGTCACCCGCCGCAGCCCGCAGCAGCGCAACATCGCGCAGGTGTTCCAGTTCCCGGTCATCTACGACACGATGACCGTGGCGCAGAACCTCGCCTTCCCGCTGAAGAACCGCGGCGTGGCGCCCGACCGCATCCGGGCGCGCGTGGGCCGCATCGCCGAGATGCTGGAGCTGTCGGGCGAACTCGACCGCCGCGCCGCGCAGTTGAGCGCCGACCAGAAGCAGAAGATCTCCCTCGGCCGCGGCCTGGTGCGCGAGGACGTGTCGGCCGTGCTGTTCGACGAGCCGCTGACGGTGATCGACCCGCACCTGAAGTGGCAGCTGCGGCGCAAGCTGAAGCAGATCCACCAGGAGCTCAAGCTCACGCTCATCTACGTCACCCACGACCAGGTCGAGGCGCTGACCTTCGCCGAGGAGGTGGTGGTGATGACCCGCGGCCGGGCGGTGCAGGTGGGCGACGCCAGCGCGCTGTTCGAGCGGCCCGAGCACCGCTTCGTCGGCCACTTCATCGGCTCGCCCGGCATGAACTTCCTGCCCGCCGCGGTGGCCGACGGCGCGGTGCTGATCGCCGGTCGCCGGTTGGGCGCTGCGCCGCCGGAACTGGCCTCGCACGCCGGCGGCTTCACCCTCGGCATCCGGCCCGAGCACCTGGCGCTGGCCGAGGCCGGTGCGCCGGGCGCGGCACCGGCGCGCGTGCAAAGGCTGCAGGACCTGGGCACCAGCTGGCTGCTGACGGCCGAACTCGAGGGCGGCCAGGACCTGCCGCCGCTGCGCGCCCGGCTGCCCGGCGAAGCGGCCGTGCCGGCGGTGGGCCAGGCCGTGTGGCTGCCGCTGCTCGGCCCCCACACCCGCTGCTACGGCGCCGACGAGCGGCTGATCGCCGCCGGAGTTCCATCGACATGA
- a CDS encoding ABC transporter ATP-binding protein, producing the protein MELRLERVAKQVGARHHLYPLDLALPANGVTVLLGATQAGKTSLMRLMAGLDKPSAGRVLVDGRDVTGVPVRERDVAMVYQQFINYPSMTVADNIASPLKLRGRLDRAAIAQRVRELAERLHIEPFLQRLPAELSGGQQQRVALARALAKQAPLMLLDEPLANLDYKLREELRDELSALFTAGTSTVVYATTEPTEALLLGGHTAVLDAGELLQMGPTAEVFHRPASIRVARAFSDPPMNLVETQAEAGRLRLPGDLSLALPGLAERGPVTLGVRAGAFRRQGRPGDVALPGRVALAEISGSDTYVHADTPLGAVVVQWPGVHRLTLGEALTLHLPPEQAFVFGADGRLRHAPARSLPVAVQA; encoded by the coding sequence ATGGAACTGAGGCTGGAGCGCGTGGCCAAGCAGGTGGGCGCCCGCCACCACCTCTACCCGCTGGACCTGGCGCTGCCGGCCAACGGCGTGACGGTGCTGCTGGGCGCCACCCAGGCCGGCAAGACCAGCCTGATGCGGCTGATGGCCGGGCTGGACAAGCCCAGCGCCGGCCGGGTGCTGGTCGACGGCCGCGACGTCACCGGCGTGCCGGTGCGCGAGCGCGACGTGGCCATGGTCTACCAGCAGTTCATCAACTACCCGTCGATGACGGTGGCCGACAACATCGCCTCGCCGCTGAAGCTGCGCGGCCGGCTCGACCGTGCCGCCATCGCCCAGCGTGTGCGCGAGCTGGCCGAGCGCCTGCACATCGAGCCCTTCCTGCAGCGCCTGCCGGCCGAGCTGTCCGGCGGCCAGCAGCAGCGGGTGGCGCTGGCCCGCGCGCTGGCCAAGCAGGCGCCGCTGATGCTGCTGGACGAGCCGCTGGCCAACCTGGACTACAAGCTGCGCGAGGAACTGCGCGACGAGCTGTCGGCCCTCTTCACCGCCGGCACCTCCACCGTGGTCTACGCCACCACCGAGCCGACCGAGGCGCTGCTGCTCGGCGGCCACACCGCCGTGCTGGACGCCGGCGAGCTGCTGCAGATGGGCCCCACCGCCGAGGTCTTCCACCGGCCGGCGTCCATCCGCGTGGCGCGGGCCTTCAGCGACCCGCCGATGAACCTGGTCGAAACGCAGGCCGAGGCCGGCCGGTTGCGGCTGCCCGGCGACCTGTCGCTGGCGCTGCCAGGGCTGGCCGAGCGCGGGCCGGTCACCCTCGGCGTGCGCGCCGGCGCCTTCCGGCGGCAGGGCCGGCCGGGGGACGTGGCGTTGCCGGGGCGGGTGGCGCTGGCGGAGATCTCCGGCTCCGACACCTACGTGCATGCCGACACGCCCCTCGGCGCGGTGGTGGTGCAGTGGCCCGGGGTGCACCGCCTGACGCTGGGCGAGGCGCTGACCCTGCACCTGCCACCCGAGCAGGCCTTCGTCTTCGGGGCCGACGGCCGGCTGCGACACGCGCCGGCGCGGTCCCTGCCCGTGGCCGTGCAGGCCTGA
- the glpD gene encoding glycerol-3-phosphate dehydrogenase, translating to MHAIKAAKRTPTTGPVRPTCAPPVPSTAFANTHREPARPTHCDVLVVGGGINGAGIARDLAGRGVSVVLVEQHDLAQHTSSASTKLIHGGLRYLEYYEFGLVRKALAERERLLRSAPHIMWPLRFVMPHDPSMRPVWMVRAGLFLYDHLARRELLPASRTVDLTRHPAGAPLHKRFTKGFVYSDGWVDDARLVVLNAVDAAAHGAAVLTRCRCSAAQRDASGWRVRLQSADGAEWPLQARALVNAAGPWAEQFLRRGVARHAETKALRLVKGSHIVVPRLFQHDHAYILQNPDKRIIFAIPYEGDFTLIGTTDVDHPGGADDEVRAGADEIAYLCEQASRYFERRLTPADVVWTYAGVRPLLDEEGSAASVTRDYVLALDGDAGAPLLSVWGGKITTFRKLAEEAGDRLAPLVGGGAAWTADALLPGGDLSAWIGPPRRPDMDFERFVTALGQARPALDPRLLRRWARAYGSRVQHLLDDADGLGREVAPGVHEAELRYLVRHEWARSADDMLWRRSKLGLHLTADQRQAVADWFDTALRPPAAPAAREASWN from the coding sequence ATGCACGCCATAAAGGCGGCAAAAAGAACACCGACCACCGGACCCGTTCGCCCAACCTGCGCCCCACCTGTGCCGTCCACCGCGTTCGCCAACACCCACCGCGAGCCTGCCCGCCCCACGCACTGCGACGTGCTCGTGGTCGGCGGCGGCATCAACGGCGCGGGCATCGCCCGCGACCTGGCCGGCCGCGGGGTGAGCGTGGTGCTGGTCGAGCAGCACGACCTGGCGCAGCACACGTCGTCGGCGTCCACCAAGCTCATCCATGGTGGCCTGCGGTATCTGGAGTACTACGAGTTCGGCCTGGTGCGCAAGGCGCTGGCCGAGCGCGAGCGGCTGCTCAGGAGTGCGCCGCACATCATGTGGCCGCTGCGCTTCGTCATGCCGCACGACCCTTCCATGCGGCCGGTGTGGATGGTGCGCGCCGGGCTCTTCCTCTACGACCACCTGGCGCGGCGCGAGCTGCTGCCGGCCTCCCGCACCGTCGACCTCACCCGGCATCCGGCCGGCGCGCCGCTGCACAAGCGCTTCACCAAGGGCTTCGTCTATTCCGACGGCTGGGTGGACGACGCGCGGCTGGTGGTGCTCAACGCGGTCGATGCGGCGGCCCACGGCGCGGCCGTGCTCACCCGCTGCCGCTGCAGCGCCGCGCAGCGCGACGCGAGCGGCTGGCGGGTGCGCCTGCAGTCGGCCGACGGCGCGGAGTGGCCGCTGCAGGCGCGCGCGCTGGTCAACGCCGCCGGCCCCTGGGCCGAGCAGTTCCTGCGCCGCGGCGTCGCCCGCCATGCCGAGACCAAGGCGCTGCGCCTGGTCAAGGGCAGCCACATCGTGGTGCCGCGCCTGTTCCAGCACGACCACGCCTACATCCTGCAGAACCCCGACAAGCGCATCATCTTCGCCATCCCCTACGAAGGCGACTTCACCCTCATCGGCACCACCGACGTCGACCACCCCGGCGGCGCCGACGACGAGGTGCGCGCCGGCGCCGACGAGATCGCCTACCTGTGCGAGCAGGCCAGCCGCTACTTCGAGCGCCGCCTGACACCGGCCGACGTGGTGTGGACCTACGCCGGCGTGCGGCCGCTGCTCGATGAGGAGGGCAGCGCGGCGTCGGTGACGCGCGACTACGTGCTGGCGCTGGACGGCGACGCCGGGGCGCCGTTGCTCTCGGTCTGGGGCGGCAAGATCACCACCTTCCGCAAGCTGGCCGAAGAGGCCGGCGACCGGCTCGCGCCGCTGGTCGGCGGCGGCGCCGCCTGGACAGCCGACGCGCTGCTGCCGGGCGGCGACCTGTCGGCCTGGATCGGCCCGCCGCGGCGGCCGGACATGGACTTCGAGCGTTTCGTCACCGCGCTCGGCCAGGCCCGCCCCGCCCTCGATCCCCGGCTGCTGCGCCGCTGGGCGCGGGCCTACGGCAGCCGGGTGCAGCACCTGCTCGACGACGCCGACGGGCTGGGCCGCGAGGTGGCGCCCGGCGTGCACGAGGCCGAGCTGCGCTACCTCGTCCGCCACGAATGGGCGCGCAGCGCCGACGACATGCTCTGGCGCCGCAGCAAGCTGGGCCTGCACCTGACGGCCGACCAGCGGCAGGCGGTGGCGGACTGGTTCGACACGGCCCTGCGGCCGCCCGCCGCACCGGCCGCGCGGGAGGCCTCATGGAACTGA
- a CDS encoding DeoR/GlpR family DNA-binding transcription regulator: protein MPTAHDFTPNPRQDQLLAVVRERGMATVEALAERFGVTLQTVRRDVKLLADAGLLARYHGGVRLPGSTTENIAYRQRQQLQADAKRRIARAIAQRVPEGCSLILNIGTTTEAVAHELMQHRGLRVITNNLNVAALLSDNRDCEVIVAGGVVRARDRGIVGEATVDFIRQFRVDIGLIGISGIEADGTLRDFDYREVSVAKAILAQSREVWLAADHSKFNRPAMVELGRLSQVDLLFTDQAPPASFDALLAEAGVQVVTPDDPKP, encoded by the coding sequence GTGCCGACCGCCCACGACTTCACCCCCAACCCACGGCAGGACCAGCTGCTGGCGGTGGTGCGCGAACGCGGCATGGCGACGGTGGAGGCGCTGGCGGAGCGCTTCGGCGTCACGCTGCAGACGGTGCGCCGCGACGTGAAGCTGCTGGCCGACGCCGGCCTGCTGGCGCGCTACCACGGCGGGGTCCGGCTGCCGGGCTCGACCACCGAGAACATCGCCTACCGGCAGCGCCAGCAGCTGCAGGCCGATGCCAAGCGGCGCATCGCGCGGGCCATCGCGCAGCGGGTGCCGGAAGGCTGCTCGCTGATCCTCAACATCGGCACCACCACCGAGGCCGTGGCGCATGAGCTGATGCAGCACCGCGGACTGCGCGTCATCACCAACAACCTGAACGTGGCGGCGCTGCTGTCGGACAACCGCGACTGCGAGGTCATCGTCGCCGGCGGCGTGGTGCGCGCGCGCGACCGCGGCATCGTCGGCGAGGCCACGGTGGACTTCATCCGCCAGTTCCGCGTCGACATCGGGCTGATCGGCATCTCGGGCATCGAGGCCGACGGCACGCTGCGCGACTTCGACTACCGCGAGGTCAGCGTGGCCAAGGCCATCCTGGCGCAGTCCCGCGAGGTGTGGCTGGCCGCCGACCACAGCAAGTTCAACCGCCCGGCGATGGTCGAGCTGGGCCGGCTGTCGCAGGTGGACCTGCTGTTCACCGACCAGGCACCGCCGGCGTCGTTCGATGCGTTGCTTGCGGAGGCCGGCGTGCAAGTGGTGACCCCTGACGACCCCAAGCCATGA
- the glpK gene encoding glycerol kinase GlpK: MTHLLALDQGTSSSRSIVFDGEGRIVAMAQRELTQHYPQAGWVEHDPLEIWQTQLATAREALHKAGLQARDLAAIGITNQRETTLLWERATGRPLHRAIVWQDRRAEPTCAALREAGHAELVARKTGLVIDAYFSGTKLKWLLDQVPGARERAARGELAFGTVDAWLVWQLTGGRVHATDVSNASRTMLFDVRRNQWDDELLALLDIPRGLLPDVHPSAHRYAETDAALLGAPVTIGGIAGDQQSALFGQACFSPGLAKNTYGTGCFLLMHTGERFQPSQHGLVATSAAQCSATPEYAFEGSVFIGGAVVQWLRDGLKAISASSEIEALAASVPDAGGVVLVPAFTGLGAPYWHAQPGGAIVGLTRGSTVAHVARAALESIAFQSAALLQAMELDAKAAGSAPVTELRVDGGACVNNLLMQFQADLLGLPVVRPQVIETTALGAAYLAGLAVGVWPDRETLARQWRAERRFEPQMPRDEAAERMARWERAVRQTMAA; this comes from the coding sequence ATGACCCATCTGCTCGCCCTCGACCAGGGCACCTCCAGCTCGCGCAGCATCGTCTTCGACGGCGAGGGCCGCATCGTGGCCATGGCGCAGCGCGAGCTGACGCAGCACTACCCGCAGGCCGGCTGGGTGGAGCACGACCCGCTGGAAATCTGGCAGACGCAACTCGCCACCGCCCGCGAGGCGCTGCACAAGGCCGGGCTGCAGGCCCGCGACCTGGCCGCCATCGGCATCACCAACCAGCGCGAGACCACGCTCCTGTGGGAGCGTGCCACCGGCCGGCCGCTTCACCGGGCCATCGTCTGGCAGGACCGGCGGGCCGAGCCCACCTGCGCCGCGCTGCGCGAGGCCGGCCATGCGGAACTGGTCGCGCGCAAGACCGGCCTCGTCATCGACGCGTACTTCTCCGGCACCAAGCTCAAGTGGCTGCTCGACCAGGTGCCCGGCGCACGCGAACGCGCCGCCCGCGGCGAACTGGCCTTCGGCACGGTGGACGCCTGGCTGGTGTGGCAGCTCACCGGCGGGCGGGTGCATGCCACCGACGTGAGCAACGCCTCGCGCACCATGCTGTTCGACGTGCGCCGCAATCAATGGGACGACGAACTGCTGGCGCTGCTGGATATCCCGCGCGGGCTGCTGCCCGACGTGCACCCGTCGGCGCACCGCTATGCCGAGACCGATGCAGCGCTGCTCGGCGCACCGGTGACCATCGGTGGCATCGCGGGCGACCAGCAGAGCGCGCTGTTCGGCCAGGCCTGCTTCTCGCCCGGGCTGGCGAAGAACACCTACGGCACCGGCTGCTTCCTGCTGATGCACACCGGCGAGCGCTTCCAGCCCTCGCAGCACGGGCTGGTGGCGACCAGCGCGGCGCAGTGCAGCGCCACGCCGGAGTACGCCTTCGAGGGCAGCGTCTTCATCGGCGGCGCGGTGGTGCAGTGGCTGCGCGACGGGCTGAAGGCGATCAGCGCCAGCAGCGAGATCGAGGCGCTGGCCGCCAGCGTGCCCGACGCCGGCGGCGTGGTGCTGGTGCCGGCCTTCACCGGCCTGGGGGCGCCGTACTGGCACGCGCAGCCGGGCGGGGCGATCGTCGGGCTCACCCGCGGCAGCACGGTGGCCCATGTGGCGCGCGCCGCGCTGGAGAGCATCGCCTTCCAGAGCGCGGCGCTGCTGCAGGCCATGGAGCTCGACGCCAAAGCCGCCGGCAGCGCCCCGGTGACCGAGCTGCGCGTGGACGGCGGCGCCTGCGTCAACAACCTGCTCATGCAGTTCCAGGCCGACCTGCTCGGCCTGCCGGTGGTGCGGCCGCAGGTGATCGAGACCACGGCGCTGGGCGCGGCCTACTTGGCCGGCCTGGCGGTGGGCGTGTGGCCCGACCGCGAGACGCTGGCCCGGCAATGGCGCGCCGAGCGCCGCTTCGAGCCGCAGATGCCGCGCGACGAGGCGGCCGAGCGCATGGCGCGCTGGGAGCGCGCGGTGCGGCAGACGATGGCGGCCTGA
- the hemE gene encoding uroporphyrinogen decarboxylase, with product MPAPLINDSFLRACLRRPTDHTPVWLMRQAGRYLPEYRATRAKAGSFMGLATDPGHATEVTLQPLERYPLDAAILFSDILTVPDAMGLGLSFAEGEGPRFARPLRDEAAIAALQVPDLDRLRYVFDAVSSIRRALNGRVPLIGFSGSPWTLACYMVEGGGSDDYRTVKTLLYSRPDLMHRLLEVNARAVAAYLNAQVEAGAQALMVFDSWGGVLSDPAFRRFSLAYTRQVVQSLTRHADGREVPVIVFTKGGGLWLEAIADTGCDVVGVDWTVDLAQARRRVGDRVALQGNLDPAALFAPPDAVAAEARAVLDAFGPPQGPDGRWAGHIFNLGHGISQHTPPEHVQALVEAVHGHSRRLRAAAD from the coding sequence ATGCCCGCCCCGCTGATCAACGACAGCTTCCTGCGCGCCTGCCTGCGCCGGCCCACCGACCATACCCCCGTCTGGCTGATGCGCCAGGCCGGACGCTACCTGCCCGAATACCGCGCCACCCGCGCCAAGGCCGGCAGCTTCATGGGGCTGGCCACCGATCCCGGCCATGCCACCGAGGTGACGCTGCAGCCGCTCGAACGCTACCCGCTGGACGCGGCCATCCTGTTCTCCGACATCCTCACCGTGCCCGATGCGATGGGCCTGGGCCTGTCCTTCGCGGAAGGCGAGGGCCCGCGTTTCGCCCGCCCGCTGCGCGACGAGGCGGCCATCGCGGCGCTGCAGGTGCCGGACCTCGACCGGCTGCGCTACGTCTTCGACGCGGTCTCGAGCATCCGCCGCGCGCTGAACGGCCGGGTGCCGCTGATCGGTTTTTCGGGCAGCCCGTGGACGCTGGCCTGCTACATGGTCGAAGGCGGCGGTTCCGACGACTACCGCACCGTCAAGACCCTGCTCTACAGCCGCCCCGACCTGATGCACCGGCTGCTCGAGGTCAACGCCCGCGCCGTGGCGGCCTACCTCAATGCGCAGGTGGAGGCCGGCGCCCAGGCGCTGATGGTGTTCGACAGCTGGGGCGGGGTGCTCTCGGACCCCGCCTTCCGCCGCTTCAGCCTGGCCTACACACGGCAGGTGGTGCAGTCGCTCACCCGGCATGCGGACGGCCGTGAGGTGCCGGTGATCGTCTTCACCAAGGGCGGCGGCCTGTGGCTGGAGGCCATCGCCGACACCGGCTGCGACGTGGTCGGGGTGGACTGGACGGTGGACCTGGCCCAGGCCCGTCGCCGGGTCGGCGACCGCGTGGCGCTGCAGGGCAACCTCGACCCCGCGGCGCTCTTCGCGCCGCCGGACGCGGTGGCGGCCGAAGCCAGGGCGGTGCTGGACGCCTTCGGCCCGCCGCAGGGTCCGGACGGGCGCTGGGCCGGCCACATCTTCAACCTCGGACACGGCATCAGCCAGCACACGCCGCCGGAGCATGTGCAGGCGCTGGTGGAGGCCGTGCACGGCCATTCGCGCCGCCTTCGCGCCGCGGCCGATTGA
- a CDS encoding LemA family protein gives MTVLRRAATAAVLLFSLALTGCGYNDFQRQDEQVTAAWSEVLNQYQRRADLVPNLVATVKGEANFEQDTLTRVVEARAKATSIQATPELVNDPQAFQRFQQAQGELSSALSRLLVVTENYPNLKANQGFQDLRVQLEGTENRITVARNRYIKTVQDYNVLARSFPTNITAKVFGYAPKPNFSVQNEGQISAPPTVDFGGGAAARVPAPGASR, from the coding sequence ATGACCGTCCTGAGACGGGCCGCCACCGCGGCCGTCCTGCTGTTCTCCCTGGCCCTCACCGGCTGCGGCTACAACGACTTCCAGCGCCAGGACGAACAGGTCACCGCCGCCTGGTCCGAGGTGCTGAACCAGTACCAGCGGCGGGCCGACCTGGTGCCCAACCTGGTCGCCACCGTCAAGGGCGAGGCCAACTTCGAGCAGGACACGTTGACGCGCGTGGTCGAGGCGCGCGCCAAGGCGACCAGCATCCAGGCGACGCCCGAGCTGGTCAACGACCCGCAGGCCTTCCAGCGCTTCCAGCAGGCGCAGGGGGAGTTGTCCAGCGCGCTGAGCCGCCTGCTGGTGGTCACCGAGAACTACCCCAACCTGAAGGCCAACCAGGGCTTCCAGGACCTGCGGGTGCAGCTCGAGGGCACGGAGAACCGCATCACCGTGGCGCGCAACCGCTACATCAAGACGGTGCAGGACTACAACGTGCTGGCCCGCAGCTTCCCGACCAACATCACCGCCAAGGTCTTCGGCTACGCGCCGAAACCCAACTTCTCGGTGCAGAACGAAGGGCAGATCAGCGCACCGCCGACGGTGGACTTCGGCGGCGGCGCGGCGGCACGGGTGCCCGCGCCCGGGGCGTCCCGCTGA